The DNA region ACCTTTATAGATTGCTACAAAGATGATTTGTTGGCCCTTTCTGCGTGTTTTGATGGTTACCTGACTTGCAACTTGTATAATTGTATTCCTATAAAGTTTCGAAAATTCCATGATGTTTTGACATGATCTATTGATTCCTCACATCACACCAATTTATATATACCCACTATTTATCACTTATTATAACTTATTAGTTATCACTAATAATTCCtatcttttattatatttgctatatttaaactttatacaattaatatgttattttaataatttatacttTAAATTATGCATAAGTAGATAATATAAATAGTTAATATTATGCATAattgaaaattgtcaaaaatttatattaatgatttttgtattgaaacgaatcaaacaagatcataCTTTGACTATATTATAggttatagattaaaaataaaatacaagttaaGAGTGATATGGAGTAGAAGTAGTAACAAGTAATCACTTTCTCCTATTCTTACTATATGTTCTATTTGAATTGCATATTTGTCAATGTATTAAttcaaacattaatatttttaattgttcaaaAAAGTTGgcatttttttatgaattaaatATGATTCTATTTGATcatattttaacttaaaaatttaaattatgagtatataatacaaattaaaaataattaatagtgaaagcgcaagcctcaaagaggttcaacaaagaaaaacaaatgaaaaatataatgcaaaatgagaacacaagtgtttatgaggtatcttgaatacctccccctcaaatgtagtttattataatgaattcaacaattacaagtataataaactcccttgtcttgagaacaatctctcaagaccacaaatactaaagcaaagtaagaacactctcaaatttctaacaatgcaatagccctctcaacaatatgtgtgtttgtggtgtgtgttactatgagtgatgaatcctatttataggcaaagtattcatcactcttagtattccctcataaatcaccataaactcacaattaacatcctaattaactatgacaattaACCATAGTAATAAAcatcacaataaacattacattaaACCAAGAAGTAATGCTCTTATTCAATGTCTACACAGgaattctgaccaaaacagaatccaatgTAGTCTTCTGatcttccgctcgacccgagccattacctcgctcggtcgagcgagcttccagagaagctactgacttgttctgcaCACATTGCTCGACCGAGTCaacaccgctcgaccggtcgagcaacacttcactcgatcgagcggttggtcgagccactcactgttctgcttctttatttgttgctttgatcaagcaactctcatcaaccgttccaaatcttaaaccacccatattcgacacatctttatcgaccctctctaaagtacaagacaaagcatgttggactatatgtttaaagtaaacgtcatcactaagattataggcacttgctttaacaaatAGAATAATTTCAGATCTCAAATAAAACATCTAATAAGGATAAGAGATTGTACAATTTTGAAAGGGTTACTCGTTGGTTTATGGATCgagtaatttttattgtattatgtttggtttgatttttttattttacttatcaCTTCTTACCCAAAGTGCATAACTCGTAGGATTAGATAGTAATATTATTTGAAGGTTACGTGTGATTAATTTGGTGAAAAAaactcaatttaattttaatttaagcaGTAATATTAAACCTTAAATATATTTAACATATTAAGTTGATGACTATAACATAGTTAGCAAATCAACCTTGCATTGTATCGATAGCGATAAATCGCTGATCCATAATAATGCACATGTTGATAGAAGCCTTTGTCGACCGTCGGACTCATCCCCAATGTGATTGATTATTGGCGTTTCCTCCCATGCTGAGATGGCCTTCTAGGTAGCAGTCTCTAATAGAGATAAAAATTTAATCACCATGAAATAACACATCACAATCAGTCAATCACACTCCATAAAAatctatactagaaattattcttaatattactattTAATACTTTTTCACTGCTAAAATACTTACTACATTACGGTCATTGAAACTATTTATCATTTACgcttattttacatattgcggTTATTGTGTacgaaaaaataataatcaagtaaGATATTAAATAgtctaatcgcatattttcatcgtattatttttttgtagttttaaatgtaaatatttaatatataaatatttaaaattaaacgtaaaaagtcaaatgtagaaCGGGGCTACAGTTGGGCCGCATACCGAGTGCAACAATAGCCGCGTTTTAAGAGAGGGAAAAGAAAATCTGAATTTACAGCATCTAAATTCTAAAGGAATGTTATTGTTACCATCATTCAGTGACCAACACCCACTTCCTTATCTTCTCTTTACTTTTTCACTCCTCATTACTCTTTTTTCGGTTAATAATCTTAACGCCATTAATCAATCTTGAACTATTTTCTAAGGAGTTCTTTACTTTCAACCCCACCTCCATTCTAGACTTCAGCTTTTTCAACATTCTTCCTTCCTTTCACTTTTTCTATTTGTAATTCCAGATTTATAGGGAGGTTTGAATTCTGATATTCCAGAATTATCAATTTGGTTTGCTCAATTTTGCTTTGTTTCACGCACTTTCATCTGGTTTCAAATTGTAAGTAAGGACTTCTTGATCTGAGATTTATCTGTTATTTGATTGATTTTCTGAATCCTGTATGTGTAAGTAAATTACTTATTCGAGTAAGTTTGGTAGTTGAGAAATTTAGGTTACTGTTTTCTAGAAGTTAAGATTTCAATCACTGAATTTCGGTCTAATTTCTTGTTGATTCAAGATTATGATTTAGTATTCAAACATTTAGGTTTGTTAATTGAGAATGTTGCCATTGTACATATGATTAGTTGTTAGATGGCGACGCCATCTCCAGATTCTACACCTTCTGGTGTTCCACCTACATCTTCCCCCACCCTACCTCAGCCGTCAACGCCGCCTCCAAATGCTCAACCTAATGCAAATCCACCGGAATCTTCTCTCCCTCCTCCGACACCTACTCCGCCAAATGCAACACCCCCAACCATTACTGGAACTCCACCGCCGCCGCCTGTAGACTCATCTCCACCGCCTACTCCTAGTGTTCTGCCGCCTTTACCTCCAATAACTCCGCCTCCATCTACACCCATTGATTCCCCACCACCTGCACCAGTTGTTTCACCACCACCCTCAGTAAATCCACCTCCGCCTGCAGATGTTACACCGCCTTCGCCACCAGTAAATCCGCCTACAAGTTCACCAACTCCGCCATCAAAACCGCCCACTGCAACTCCTCCACCAACAAGTTCACCTACACCTACACCACCGTCAACGACTCTTCCCCCAACAAGCTCATCTACACCTCCCCCAACAACACCCAATAGCCCACCTCCTTCAACGCCATTGCCGAACCCTCCACCGGCGTCTACACCACCACAAAGCTCACCTACTCCATCTGGAACTAAACCACCGCTTTCACCATCATTGCAGCCACGTTCTCCACCTACTGCATCGCCTCCAAGGAAAACCCCATCTCCACCTTCTATAAATAGACCGCCTCCATCTGATCCTGAGCCAGTTTCTCCGCCATCTAATACTCCAGGGCCACCAGCTCCTGGGTTACAGTTATCTCCTCCTCCACCAGGTGTAGATTCTATAGCGCCATCTGCGCCTAGTTTTCCAGCTAATCGATCAAGTCAAAATACACCTGAAACTGCAAGTAAAGCCTCCAGTCATGGCATTGGTACGGGTGGAGCTGTTGCTATTGGTATAGTAGTCGGCCTTTTAATGCTTGGGCTCATTGGTTTGCTTGGTATCTGGATATTTAAGCGACGAAAGAAATCTGGGGGAACTTATGATGGCCATGTAATTCCTGCTTCAATGGGATCCTCTCCACGATCAGGTAATACTTCTAGTTCCTTGGTTTGCCTAAAGAAGGATGAAGGCCAATTTGATTGATGTTATTCCTGTAACGAGTTTCCTtctagaaaatatatttttgttagaAATTTGGATGGAATCCTCCTTGCTCATTTATTTTACTTCTTTTCTTTCCTGGACAAGAATTTTGAGTTGTGATAATGCAGAGTTAATGTCATGAGAACTACTGATGAAGTTTTGTGAAAAAGCATTTTATCATagctatttttattttgtgatGTAAGTGTGTCACCATCTTTTTAAAACAAGTTGTATGTATTCTTTGTTAACTATATCATTGAAATTGAAGTATATCGTCTTCCTCAAAATGAGTATCACAAATCAAAATGCATCACTATCATCACAATTTTACAATGTATTCTTCGGCAATCTTTTCTGCAATATTGTATAAGAAATCTGATATCTAAGGAATGCTCAGTGTATGAAAATATGTTaacttttttgtttattttgtctGAAAAAACTTAGTGTGTAGAATATTTATTAGTGTTGAACATGAAGATCGATGAGCTTGTTAAGTGTAAAAAATATGGGTAATTATTACAACGTTGCTTGAAATATTTCAGATGGAAACCTGCTAGTGAAGACAGAGGATCCAGTTTCAACATTTGGAGGAAGGTCTGGTAGTGACACACCTACTGATCATGGTGGTTTTGGCCATTCAAGGTCATGGTTCACTTATAAAGAATTATATGAGGCTACCAGTGGATTTTCGGACGATAAACTTTTAGGAGAAGGTGGATTTGGTCGTGTACATAAAGGACTTCTAACTGATGGAAGAGTAATAGCTGTGAAGCAGCTGAAAGTTGGTGGTGGACAAGGGGAGCGTGAATTTAAGGCAGAAGTGGAAATAATTAGTCGTATACACCATAGGCATTTAGTTTCTCTTGTTGGATACTGCATTTGGGAGACTAAAAGGCtgcttgtatatgactatgttCCTAATGACActcttcattttcatcttcatGGTAAAGGCTGGAGTCTTACAgctttgccttttttttttttttttttttttttttttttttttacatttcaagaatctgatattAAATGCCATTTTTTGTAGGAGTAAATAGGCCAGTCATAGACTGGACAACGCGTGTTAAGATTGCCATTGGTGCTGCTCGTGGTATTGCATATCTTCATGAAGATTGTGAGTAATACTTTTTGCTATGTGATTCTAGTTTCTACCATAGAAGATGACTTATGTTGCTATTTTTTTCAAGATGTCATTAGTTAAAACCAAGAAACATTGTTAGATGTAGAGAAAATACTTGAGCTTCTCGCTTAAGGTAGTCTTAAACCTTTGCTATGAGATgtgaataataattttgtagtTGAAATTTCTCTCTATGGTGCGAAAACCCAAAatacttcttttaagggggagGGAGGAGGGAGGGAGGGGTAGATTTGTGGAAGTGCTTGGTCAGACCGACCGAGAAGTTCCCTCCCAGAAGTTCTTTGGAGATTGCTCTGagttattcaaaaaaaaagcgACATATGAGGTGTTATTACTTGCTTATATCCAGTGGAACTTGGGGACATACTCTTTGTATTTTATTGCTATTTTAAAACTGTAGAAATGGTTGCTGTGTAGGACCGTTCCTTAAAGAGCTGTTATATATAGGGGTGATATGATAATGAGGAGTTCTAAACTAGATTAAGTCGATATGATCATGAGGAGTTGTAACTAGACTAAGTCGAACGTGCATTTTCTTTTCTCATAAGCATCTTTTTGAGGCTTTAATGGATTTGTAAAATCTTCAATTTCAGAGGTTGTGTTACTAGCATTGGCATGAAGACTTTTCCCTTGCCAGCTTTAATTTCAGCTTTCATTTGTAGTGTTTTCTCATTTTCTGTAGCCATCTCCAAAACCTTGGCCCAAACAAGTAAACGGTTGAGTTCTTTCTTCTCATTCAAgttcatcaatttttttaactCCTTCAAATCTTCTTTGCTTACTATattcatctccatttttcttGTTCTACCTTCAGCTTCACTTCagtttaaaatcaaaaacattaCTCTCAGAATTAGAAAGGCTGAATACTATTAATATACTTCATCTGGTTCAAAATAGTTGTTACACTCTTGTTTTCACGCTATAAAtgcattatttttatcatttaacaTATTTAGTTGCgtataattaaaaactaaaaaaattggtGTTATGAAAGTATACAGTgggatgaatcaaataagatcctatatggctatatttttttcttatataaagaATAAGAAGTAAAACAATAATTATTGATGAATAGTATTTACTTTTCAAGTGTAGTAATTATTTTGACCAGAGGTAATATGGTTGTGTGTCGTGGACATTGGCGGACGTACATTGGGACTTGGGATTTGGGACGTGGGAGTGCCCAGACCCCTCCATAAACTATAAATtgtattgaattttttaaaaataattgtaaaaaatgttggatatataaaacaaaataatgtgTCCCCCCGccccaatttttatttatattttgtctaATTATTATGACTAATTTTGAGGATCTGCTTAGTTAAAATCCTGGTGCTGCTCATGTAATTGATCATATCAAAAGGTTTATTATAGAATTAGAAAGGTTGAAATTGGATCATATTATTACAAGATAAGTGCAAACTGTTAACATTATTTGCGTTCTCTTTCTTTAACTTACTGCCTTCTGCTAGCAAGATTAGTTCCTGAGAGGTGTGCTCTGGTAagttcaattgattttcttactACTACAAATACGTTAGAGCATCAGGATGTGTACATTTTCACGAGATAATTTTTTAATGCTCGTTTTGCTTCCTGAAAACGAATTCTTAACATTTTCAGTAAGCTATAATGTGGTATTACTGCGTTTACCTAAAATTTTAAACATGTTGCAGTTGTCCCATATTTAACGGTGTTAGCGTCAATTATAGTCTTGTGGAATGATATACAAAgtaggcatagttcaccatttAAAACTCCATTTCTCCTTGTAAACTTGTTCAGACTTGGTTTAGATTTATTTGCTTATAACCTTATCAACCTTGTTTTAAATGTTCTTTTGATGATGCCAGGCCATCCACGAGTAATTCACCGAGATATTAAATCATCAAATATTCTTTTAGATAACAACTTTGAAGCTCAGGTATGCAGTTTTCTCTGAAAGCTTTTATTCCCCCATCACCCCCTTATGTTATACTCAGTGGTCTTTTCTCATTCCAGGTTTCAGATTTTGGGCTAGCAAAATTGGCAGTGGATGCAGAAACACATATTAGCACGCGTGTTATGGGAACATTTGGGTAGGTTTTAACATTTGATTTCTTCTTTTTTCCTCCTCACCCCATACCCCTCTTATATATTCCTCATTATCACCTCATACTCGCCCTACACCCACCAGCGATGtatctaaaaaaatttaaaagcaaTTAAATCTTACTCATCAACTAACACAAGGAGTAAACTTTGAGGGTTCATATACTGAAATTCAAATTGTTACGATTCAAACTGACCAATCCGATTTGGGGATACAAGTTAAGCCTATTAAAAGTTGAATTAAAGTTACACACAATGATAAGGGTTTTGATAAATAGAGAATTTGTAAGGGAAGAAGCCAGACATGGAGAGTACTTATGATGATGACTTGGGAGTTTTATATGATCAACACAATTGGAATGTAGCATATATAAAGATTATTATGAGGATAAAGAATTGAGAACAAAAGCTTGATTTCGTGAGAAGATAAAGCTGACTACATGAGAAGAGAACTGTGAGACTGAAGGTTAGTTATAAGCTCCAAGCCATTTAGGGTTGTAGTTTTAGCCTTTTAAGAGTGTGCTTGCTACTTGGGAGTTGGGGATAACTATTCGAATCACATTAAAACGCAAATTGATATTCATTTTAAGAGCACACTACAGTGTGAATTTTCAAAAGTTTATCaggatatattttataataaataatatagacTATAGTGTTGTATATCGGGGATACAAGGAAGGT from Amaranthus tricolor cultivar Red isolate AtriRed21 chromosome 3, ASM2621246v1, whole genome shotgun sequence includes:
- the LOC130807425 gene encoding proline-rich receptor-like protein kinase PERK8; amino-acid sequence: MATPSPDSTPSGVPPTSSPTLPQPSTPPPNAQPNANPPESSLPPPTPTPPNATPPTITGTPPPPPVDSSPPPTPSVLPPLPPITPPPSTPIDSPPPAPVVSPPPSVNPPPPADVTPPSPPVNPPTSSPTPPSKPPTATPPPTSSPTPTPPSTTLPPTSSSTPPPTTPNSPPPSTPLPNPPPASTPPQSSPTPSGTKPPLSPSLQPRSPPTASPPRKTPSPPSINRPPPSDPEPVSPPSNTPGPPAPGLQLSPPPPGVDSIAPSAPSFPANRSSQNTPETASKASSHGIGTGGAVAIGIVVGLLMLGLIGLLGIWIFKRRKKSGGTYDGHVIPASMGSSPRSDGNLLVKTEDPVSTFGGRSGSDTPTDHGGFGHSRSWFTYKELYEATSGFSDDKLLGEGGFGRVHKGLLTDGRVIAVKQLKVGGGQGEREFKAEVEIISRIHHRHLVSLVGYCIWETKRLLVYDYVPNDTLHFHLHGVNRPVIDWTTRVKIAIGAARGIAYLHEDCHPRVIHRDIKSSNILLDNNFEAQVSDFGLAKLAVDAETHISTRVMGTFGYMAPEYATTGKLTEKSDVYSFGVVLLELITGRKPVDESQPLGDESLVEWARPLLNHVLESGEFERLVDPRLETNYIESEMFRMIEAAAACVRHSAVRRPRMGLVVRALNMSDSGDLSNGLRVGESQIYDSAQQSAEIRWFRRMAFGSQDISTDYSSNPSRNLGFSGSSRQNVDFPIRQEHNRNSQNVGFSNQSRDRLGGISFSPTQSEQ